Proteins from one Lepidochelys kempii isolate rLepKem1 chromosome 6, rLepKem1.hap2, whole genome shotgun sequence genomic window:
- the LOC140913656 gene encoding uncharacterized protein isoform X4 produces MMSLTFEDVAMYFSPAEWALLGEEQRQLYRHVMWENYQTLVSLGIQTPKPVVISSIERGEELCVQGPTEDEDEDVLSGTRPGERASLSDIHSVYVLSTKDLGAGFPDAEETWDWSATESSLGFFLTQSSSPRTAGVRNLSRAAGQTPEEWCGNLEPLRPFPGTSGKKHSKKSEWGRHHKRQCRPQRQRKNLITNEPATSVGHQRRSRPYIKPPAEVKAEPRKSLFTCRVCREEFKVQRDLISHHRMVHRRQELYHCSECGESFRRKKEFRVHGKAHRKKRDHPCSECGKIFHQVSHLIAHQRIHTGERPYCCAECGKRFFHISALNIHKRVHSGERPYACAECGKRFMDSSTFRNHQAIHSEKRPHRCNQCGKGFKVISSLTRHLKIHSEERPFLCHECGKKFCLREHLIRHQRIHTGEQPYCCAECGKKFSLLQSLRRHQETHITGRLHRCAECGKIFRHPENLSRHQGVHTGKLHRCTECGKGFVYIHHLTRHQRIHTGEKPYCCTECGKSFTQLSALTNHLRIHSGERPYPCTQCGKRFAHSSSLTEHLKIHSGERPYSCIQCGKHFARSSSLTQHQRTHPGERPYSCTQCGKRFARSSYLTKHQSTHS; encoded by the exons ATG ATGTCACTGACGTTTGAGGATGTGGCCATGTATTTCTCCCCAGCGGAGTGGGCGCTGCTGGGCGAGGAGCAAAGGCAACTTTACAGACACGTCATGTGGGAAAATTACCAGACTCTGGTCTCGTTAG GAATCCAAACCCCCAAGCCAGTGGTGATCTCCAGCATAGAGCGAGGGGAAGAGCTGTGTGTCCAGGGTCCCACAGAAGATGAAGATGAGGACGTCCTGAGTGGCACCCGCCCAG GGGAAAGGGCTTCTCTCAGTGATATTCATTCGGTCTATGTGCTGTCAACCAAAGACCTTGGTGCGGGTTTTCCAGATGCAGAGGAGACCTGGGACTGGTCAGcaactgaaagctctttgggcTTCTTCCTCACACAAAGCTCTTCCCCTAGAACAG CAGGGGTGAGGAACCTGAGCAGGGCTGCGGGGCAGACTCCTGAGGAATGGTGTGGCAACCTGGAGCCACTCAGGCCTTTCCCAGGGACATCAGGGAAGAAGCATTCCAAGAAATCTGAGTGGGGTAGACACCACAAGAGGCAGTGCAGGCCACAAAGGCAGAGGAAAAATCTGATCACAAATGAGCCAGCAACCTCAGTAGGCCATCAGAGGAGATCCAGACCATACATAAAGCCTCCTGCAGAGGTTAAAGCTGAGCCCAGAAAGAGCCTGTTTACCTGCCGTGTGTGCAGAGAAGAATTCAAGGTGCAAAGAGACCTGATAAGCCACCACCGGATGGTTCATAGGAGACAGGAACTGTATCACTGTAGTGAGTGTGGGGAGAGCTTTAGGAGAAAGAAGGAGTTCAGAGTACATGGGAAAGCTCACAGAAAGAAGAGAGACCATCCCTGTTCTGAGTGTGGGAAGATATTCCACCAAGTATCGCATCTCATTGCCCATCAGAGAATacatacaggagagagaccctattgCTGTGCTGAGTGTGGAAAAAGATTCTTCCATATATCAGCTCTTAACATCCACAAGAGAGTCCactcaggagagagaccctatgccTGCGCTGAGTGTGGAAAGCGATTTATGGATTCATCAACATTTCgtaatcatcaggcaatccactcAGAAAAGAGACCCCATCGCTGTAACCAATGTGGGAAAGGCTTCAAAGTTATATCAAGTCTTACTAGACACCTGAAAATCCACAGCGAAGAGAGACCCTTCTTGTGCCATGAGTGTGGGAAAAAATTTTGTCTACGAGAACATCTGATcagacatcagagaatccacactggggaGCAGCCCTATTGCTgtgctgagtgtgggaaaaaattCAGTCTCCTTCAAAGTCTCAGGAGACACCAGGAAACCCATATTACGGGGAGACTCCATCGCTGTGCTGAGTGTGGGAAAATATTCCGTCATCCAGAAAATCTCTCTAGACACCAGGGAGTCCACACTGGGAAACTCCATCGCTGCACTGAGTGTGGAAAAGGCTTTGTCTATATACATCATCTCACTCgccaccagagaatccacactggagagaaacccTATTGCTGCACTGAGTGCGGGAAAAGTTTCACCCAATTGTCTGCCCTCACCAACCACCTGCGAATCCATTCAGGAGAGCGACCCTATCCCTGCACGCAGTGTGGGAAGCGCTTTGCTCACTCATCATCTCTCACTGAGCATCTGAAAATCCATTCAGGAGAGCGACCATATTCCTGCATTCAGTGTGGGAAGCACTTTGCTCGCTCATCATCTCTTACTCAGCATCAGAGAACCCACCCAGGAGAGCGACCATATTCCTGCACTCAGTGTGGGAAGCGCTTTGCTCGCTCATCATATCTTACTAAACACCAGAGCACCCACTCATGA
- the LOC140913656 gene encoding uncharacterized protein isoform X3 — protein sequence MTARGGGRREGPSRARRGDPGAEPGPSGACGSEPPLQAAAPARGAMSLTFEDVAMYFSPAEWALLGEEQRQLYRHVMWENYQTLVSLGIQTPKPVVISSIERGEELCVQGPTEDEDEDVLSGTRPDAEETWDWSATESSLGFFLTQSSSPRTAGVRNLSRAAGQTPEEWCGNLEPLRPFPGTSGKKHSKKSEWGRHHKRQCRPQRQRKNLITNEPATSVGHQRRSRPYIKPPAEVKAEPRKSLFTCRVCREEFKVQRDLISHHRMVHRRQELYHCSECGESFRRKKEFRVHGKAHRKKRDHPCSECGKIFHQVSHLIAHQRIHTGERPYCCAECGKRFFHISALNIHKRVHSGERPYACAECGKRFMDSSTFRNHQAIHSEKRPHRCNQCGKGFKVISSLTRHLKIHSEERPFLCHECGKKFCLREHLIRHQRIHTGEQPYCCAECGKKFSLLQSLRRHQETHITGRLHRCAECGKIFRHPENLSRHQGVHTGKLHRCTECGKGFVYIHHLTRHQRIHTGEKPYCCTECGKSFTQLSALTNHLRIHSGERPYPCTQCGKRFAHSSSLTEHLKIHSGERPYSCIQCGKHFARSSSLTQHQRTHPGERPYSCTQCGKRFARSSYLTKHQSTHS from the exons ATGACTGCGCGAGGGGGCGGGCGAAGGGAGGGACCTTCTCGTGCCCGCCGCGGAGACCCGGGGGCCGAGCCCGGCCCGAGCGGCGCGTGCGGGAGCgagccccctctgcaggctgCAGCCCCGGCGCGCGGGGCG ATGTCACTGACGTTTGAGGATGTGGCCATGTATTTCTCCCCAGCGGAGTGGGCGCTGCTGGGCGAGGAGCAAAGGCAACTTTACAGACACGTCATGTGGGAAAATTACCAGACTCTGGTCTCGTTAG GAATCCAAACCCCCAAGCCAGTGGTGATCTCCAGCATAGAGCGAGGGGAAGAGCTGTGTGTCCAGGGTCCCACAGAAGATGAAGATGAGGACGTCCTGAGTGGCACCCGCCCAG ATGCAGAGGAGACCTGGGACTGGTCAGcaactgaaagctctttgggcTTCTTCCTCACACAAAGCTCTTCCCCTAGAACAG CAGGGGTGAGGAACCTGAGCAGGGCTGCGGGGCAGACTCCTGAGGAATGGTGTGGCAACCTGGAGCCACTCAGGCCTTTCCCAGGGACATCAGGGAAGAAGCATTCCAAGAAATCTGAGTGGGGTAGACACCACAAGAGGCAGTGCAGGCCACAAAGGCAGAGGAAAAATCTGATCACAAATGAGCCAGCAACCTCAGTAGGCCATCAGAGGAGATCCAGACCATACATAAAGCCTCCTGCAGAGGTTAAAGCTGAGCCCAGAAAGAGCCTGTTTACCTGCCGTGTGTGCAGAGAAGAATTCAAGGTGCAAAGAGACCTGATAAGCCACCACCGGATGGTTCATAGGAGACAGGAACTGTATCACTGTAGTGAGTGTGGGGAGAGCTTTAGGAGAAAGAAGGAGTTCAGAGTACATGGGAAAGCTCACAGAAAGAAGAGAGACCATCCCTGTTCTGAGTGTGGGAAGATATTCCACCAAGTATCGCATCTCATTGCCCATCAGAGAATacatacaggagagagaccctattgCTGTGCTGAGTGTGGAAAAAGATTCTTCCATATATCAGCTCTTAACATCCACAAGAGAGTCCactcaggagagagaccctatgccTGCGCTGAGTGTGGAAAGCGATTTATGGATTCATCAACATTTCgtaatcatcaggcaatccactcAGAAAAGAGACCCCATCGCTGTAACCAATGTGGGAAAGGCTTCAAAGTTATATCAAGTCTTACTAGACACCTGAAAATCCACAGCGAAGAGAGACCCTTCTTGTGCCATGAGTGTGGGAAAAAATTTTGTCTACGAGAACATCTGATcagacatcagagaatccacactggggaGCAGCCCTATTGCTgtgctgagtgtgggaaaaaattCAGTCTCCTTCAAAGTCTCAGGAGACACCAGGAAACCCATATTACGGGGAGACTCCATCGCTGTGCTGAGTGTGGGAAAATATTCCGTCATCCAGAAAATCTCTCTAGACACCAGGGAGTCCACACTGGGAAACTCCATCGCTGCACTGAGTGTGGAAAAGGCTTTGTCTATATACATCATCTCACTCgccaccagagaatccacactggagagaaacccTATTGCTGCACTGAGTGCGGGAAAAGTTTCACCCAATTGTCTGCCCTCACCAACCACCTGCGAATCCATTCAGGAGAGCGACCCTATCCCTGCACGCAGTGTGGGAAGCGCTTTGCTCACTCATCATCTCTCACTGAGCATCTGAAAATCCATTCAGGAGAGCGACCATATTCCTGCATTCAGTGTGGGAAGCACTTTGCTCGCTCATCATCTCTTACTCAGCATCAGAGAACCCACCCAGGAGAGCGACCATATTCCTGCACTCAGTGTGGGAAGCGCTTTGCTCGCTCATCATATCTTACTAAACACCAGAGCACCCACTCATGA
- the LOC140913656 gene encoding uncharacterized protein isoform X1, whose product MTARGGGRREGPSRARRGDPGAEPGPSGACGSEPPLQAAAPARGAMSLTFEDVAMYFSPAEWALLGEEQRQLYRHVMWENYQTLVSLGIQTPKPVVISSIERGEELCVQGPTEDEDEDVLSGTRPGERASLSDIHSVYVLSTKDLGAGFPDAEETWDWSATESSLGFFLTQSSSPRTAGVRNLSRAAGQTPEEWCGNLEPLRPFPGTSGKKHSKKSEWGRHHKRQCRPQRQRKNLITNEPATSVGHQRRSRPYIKPPAEVKAEPRKSLFTCRVCREEFKVQRDLISHHRMVHRRQELYHCSECGESFRRKKEFRVHGKAHRKKRDHPCSECGKIFHQVSHLIAHQRIHTGERPYCCAECGKRFFHISALNIHKRVHSGERPYACAECGKRFMDSSTFRNHQAIHSEKRPHRCNQCGKGFKVISSLTRHLKIHSEERPFLCHECGKKFCLREHLIRHQRIHTGEQPYCCAECGKKFSLLQSLRRHQETHITGRLHRCAECGKIFRHPENLSRHQGVHTGKLHRCTECGKGFVYIHHLTRHQRIHTGEKPYCCTECGKSFTQLSALTNHLRIHSGERPYPCTQCGKRFAHSSSLTEHLKIHSGERPYSCIQCGKHFARSSSLTQHQRTHPGERPYSCTQCGKRFARSSYLTKHQSTHS is encoded by the exons ATGACTGCGCGAGGGGGCGGGCGAAGGGAGGGACCTTCTCGTGCCCGCCGCGGAGACCCGGGGGCCGAGCCCGGCCCGAGCGGCGCGTGCGGGAGCgagccccctctgcaggctgCAGCCCCGGCGCGCGGGGCG ATGTCACTGACGTTTGAGGATGTGGCCATGTATTTCTCCCCAGCGGAGTGGGCGCTGCTGGGCGAGGAGCAAAGGCAACTTTACAGACACGTCATGTGGGAAAATTACCAGACTCTGGTCTCGTTAG GAATCCAAACCCCCAAGCCAGTGGTGATCTCCAGCATAGAGCGAGGGGAAGAGCTGTGTGTCCAGGGTCCCACAGAAGATGAAGATGAGGACGTCCTGAGTGGCACCCGCCCAG GGGAAAGGGCTTCTCTCAGTGATATTCATTCGGTCTATGTGCTGTCAACCAAAGACCTTGGTGCGGGTTTTCCAGATGCAGAGGAGACCTGGGACTGGTCAGcaactgaaagctctttgggcTTCTTCCTCACACAAAGCTCTTCCCCTAGAACAG CAGGGGTGAGGAACCTGAGCAGGGCTGCGGGGCAGACTCCTGAGGAATGGTGTGGCAACCTGGAGCCACTCAGGCCTTTCCCAGGGACATCAGGGAAGAAGCATTCCAAGAAATCTGAGTGGGGTAGACACCACAAGAGGCAGTGCAGGCCACAAAGGCAGAGGAAAAATCTGATCACAAATGAGCCAGCAACCTCAGTAGGCCATCAGAGGAGATCCAGACCATACATAAAGCCTCCTGCAGAGGTTAAAGCTGAGCCCAGAAAGAGCCTGTTTACCTGCCGTGTGTGCAGAGAAGAATTCAAGGTGCAAAGAGACCTGATAAGCCACCACCGGATGGTTCATAGGAGACAGGAACTGTATCACTGTAGTGAGTGTGGGGAGAGCTTTAGGAGAAAGAAGGAGTTCAGAGTACATGGGAAAGCTCACAGAAAGAAGAGAGACCATCCCTGTTCTGAGTGTGGGAAGATATTCCACCAAGTATCGCATCTCATTGCCCATCAGAGAATacatacaggagagagaccctattgCTGTGCTGAGTGTGGAAAAAGATTCTTCCATATATCAGCTCTTAACATCCACAAGAGAGTCCactcaggagagagaccctatgccTGCGCTGAGTGTGGAAAGCGATTTATGGATTCATCAACATTTCgtaatcatcaggcaatccactcAGAAAAGAGACCCCATCGCTGTAACCAATGTGGGAAAGGCTTCAAAGTTATATCAAGTCTTACTAGACACCTGAAAATCCACAGCGAAGAGAGACCCTTCTTGTGCCATGAGTGTGGGAAAAAATTTTGTCTACGAGAACATCTGATcagacatcagagaatccacactggggaGCAGCCCTATTGCTgtgctgagtgtgggaaaaaattCAGTCTCCTTCAAAGTCTCAGGAGACACCAGGAAACCCATATTACGGGGAGACTCCATCGCTGTGCTGAGTGTGGGAAAATATTCCGTCATCCAGAAAATCTCTCTAGACACCAGGGAGTCCACACTGGGAAACTCCATCGCTGCACTGAGTGTGGAAAAGGCTTTGTCTATATACATCATCTCACTCgccaccagagaatccacactggagagaaacccTATTGCTGCACTGAGTGCGGGAAAAGTTTCACCCAATTGTCTGCCCTCACCAACCACCTGCGAATCCATTCAGGAGAGCGACCCTATCCCTGCACGCAGTGTGGGAAGCGCTTTGCTCACTCATCATCTCTCACTGAGCATCTGAAAATCCATTCAGGAGAGCGACCATATTCCTGCATTCAGTGTGGGAAGCACTTTGCTCGCTCATCATCTCTTACTCAGCATCAGAGAACCCACCCAGGAGAGCGACCATATTCCTGCACTCAGTGTGGGAAGCGCTTTGCTCGCTCATCATATCTTACTAAACACCAGAGCACCCACTCATGA
- the LOC140913656 gene encoding uncharacterized protein isoform X5, translating to MTARGGGRREGPSRARRGDPGAEPGPSGACGSEPPLQAAAPARGAMSLTFEDVAMYFSPAEWALLGEEQRQLYRHVMWENYQTLVSLGIQTPKPVVISSIERGEELCVQGPTEDEDEDVLSGTRPGVRNLSRAAGQTPEEWCGNLEPLRPFPGTSGKKHSKKSEWGRHHKRQCRPQRQRKNLITNEPATSVGHQRRSRPYIKPPAEVKAEPRKSLFTCRVCREEFKVQRDLISHHRMVHRRQELYHCSECGESFRRKKEFRVHGKAHRKKRDHPCSECGKIFHQVSHLIAHQRIHTGERPYCCAECGKRFFHISALNIHKRVHSGERPYACAECGKRFMDSSTFRNHQAIHSEKRPHRCNQCGKGFKVISSLTRHLKIHSEERPFLCHECGKKFCLREHLIRHQRIHTGEQPYCCAECGKKFSLLQSLRRHQETHITGRLHRCAECGKIFRHPENLSRHQGVHTGKLHRCTECGKGFVYIHHLTRHQRIHTGEKPYCCTECGKSFTQLSALTNHLRIHSGERPYPCTQCGKRFAHSSSLTEHLKIHSGERPYSCIQCGKHFARSSSLTQHQRTHPGERPYSCTQCGKRFARSSYLTKHQSTHS from the exons ATGACTGCGCGAGGGGGCGGGCGAAGGGAGGGACCTTCTCGTGCCCGCCGCGGAGACCCGGGGGCCGAGCCCGGCCCGAGCGGCGCGTGCGGGAGCgagccccctctgcaggctgCAGCCCCGGCGCGCGGGGCG ATGTCACTGACGTTTGAGGATGTGGCCATGTATTTCTCCCCAGCGGAGTGGGCGCTGCTGGGCGAGGAGCAAAGGCAACTTTACAGACACGTCATGTGGGAAAATTACCAGACTCTGGTCTCGTTAG GAATCCAAACCCCCAAGCCAGTGGTGATCTCCAGCATAGAGCGAGGGGAAGAGCTGTGTGTCCAGGGTCCCACAGAAGATGAAGATGAGGACGTCCTGAGTGGCACCCGCCCAG GGGTGAGGAACCTGAGCAGGGCTGCGGGGCAGACTCCTGAGGAATGGTGTGGCAACCTGGAGCCACTCAGGCCTTTCCCAGGGACATCAGGGAAGAAGCATTCCAAGAAATCTGAGTGGGGTAGACACCACAAGAGGCAGTGCAGGCCACAAAGGCAGAGGAAAAATCTGATCACAAATGAGCCAGCAACCTCAGTAGGCCATCAGAGGAGATCCAGACCATACATAAAGCCTCCTGCAGAGGTTAAAGCTGAGCCCAGAAAGAGCCTGTTTACCTGCCGTGTGTGCAGAGAAGAATTCAAGGTGCAAAGAGACCTGATAAGCCACCACCGGATGGTTCATAGGAGACAGGAACTGTATCACTGTAGTGAGTGTGGGGAGAGCTTTAGGAGAAAGAAGGAGTTCAGAGTACATGGGAAAGCTCACAGAAAGAAGAGAGACCATCCCTGTTCTGAGTGTGGGAAGATATTCCACCAAGTATCGCATCTCATTGCCCATCAGAGAATacatacaggagagagaccctattgCTGTGCTGAGTGTGGAAAAAGATTCTTCCATATATCAGCTCTTAACATCCACAAGAGAGTCCactcaggagagagaccctatgccTGCGCTGAGTGTGGAAAGCGATTTATGGATTCATCAACATTTCgtaatcatcaggcaatccactcAGAAAAGAGACCCCATCGCTGTAACCAATGTGGGAAAGGCTTCAAAGTTATATCAAGTCTTACTAGACACCTGAAAATCCACAGCGAAGAGAGACCCTTCTTGTGCCATGAGTGTGGGAAAAAATTTTGTCTACGAGAACATCTGATcagacatcagagaatccacactggggaGCAGCCCTATTGCTgtgctgagtgtgggaaaaaattCAGTCTCCTTCAAAGTCTCAGGAGACACCAGGAAACCCATATTACGGGGAGACTCCATCGCTGTGCTGAGTGTGGGAAAATATTCCGTCATCCAGAAAATCTCTCTAGACACCAGGGAGTCCACACTGGGAAACTCCATCGCTGCACTGAGTGTGGAAAAGGCTTTGTCTATATACATCATCTCACTCgccaccagagaatccacactggagagaaacccTATTGCTGCACTGAGTGCGGGAAAAGTTTCACCCAATTGTCTGCCCTCACCAACCACCTGCGAATCCATTCAGGAGAGCGACCCTATCCCTGCACGCAGTGTGGGAAGCGCTTTGCTCACTCATCATCTCTCACTGAGCATCTGAAAATCCATTCAGGAGAGCGACCATATTCCTGCATTCAGTGTGGGAAGCACTTTGCTCGCTCATCATCTCTTACTCAGCATCAGAGAACCCACCCAGGAGAGCGACCATATTCCTGCACTCAGTGTGGGAAGCGCTTTGCTCGCTCATCATATCTTACTAAACACCAGAGCACCCACTCATGA
- the LOC140913656 gene encoding uncharacterized protein isoform X2, which translates to MTARGGGRREGPSRARRGDPGAEPGPSGACGSEPPLQAAAPARGAMSLTFEDVAMYFSPAEWALLGEEQRQLYRHVMWENYQTLVSLGIQTPKPVVISSIERGEELCVQGPTEDEDEDVLSGTRPGERASLSDIHSVYVLSTKDLGAGFPDAEETWDWSATESSLGFFLTQSSSPRTGVRNLSRAAGQTPEEWCGNLEPLRPFPGTSGKKHSKKSEWGRHHKRQCRPQRQRKNLITNEPATSVGHQRRSRPYIKPPAEVKAEPRKSLFTCRVCREEFKVQRDLISHHRMVHRRQELYHCSECGESFRRKKEFRVHGKAHRKKRDHPCSECGKIFHQVSHLIAHQRIHTGERPYCCAECGKRFFHISALNIHKRVHSGERPYACAECGKRFMDSSTFRNHQAIHSEKRPHRCNQCGKGFKVISSLTRHLKIHSEERPFLCHECGKKFCLREHLIRHQRIHTGEQPYCCAECGKKFSLLQSLRRHQETHITGRLHRCAECGKIFRHPENLSRHQGVHTGKLHRCTECGKGFVYIHHLTRHQRIHTGEKPYCCTECGKSFTQLSALTNHLRIHSGERPYPCTQCGKRFAHSSSLTEHLKIHSGERPYSCIQCGKHFARSSSLTQHQRTHPGERPYSCTQCGKRFARSSYLTKHQSTHS; encoded by the exons ATGACTGCGCGAGGGGGCGGGCGAAGGGAGGGACCTTCTCGTGCCCGCCGCGGAGACCCGGGGGCCGAGCCCGGCCCGAGCGGCGCGTGCGGGAGCgagccccctctgcaggctgCAGCCCCGGCGCGCGGGGCG ATGTCACTGACGTTTGAGGATGTGGCCATGTATTTCTCCCCAGCGGAGTGGGCGCTGCTGGGCGAGGAGCAAAGGCAACTTTACAGACACGTCATGTGGGAAAATTACCAGACTCTGGTCTCGTTAG GAATCCAAACCCCCAAGCCAGTGGTGATCTCCAGCATAGAGCGAGGGGAAGAGCTGTGTGTCCAGGGTCCCACAGAAGATGAAGATGAGGACGTCCTGAGTGGCACCCGCCCAG GGGAAAGGGCTTCTCTCAGTGATATTCATTCGGTCTATGTGCTGTCAACCAAAGACCTTGGTGCGGGTTTTCCAGATGCAGAGGAGACCTGGGACTGGTCAGcaactgaaagctctttgggcTTCTTCCTCACACAAAGCTCTTCCCCTAGAACAG GGGTGAGGAACCTGAGCAGGGCTGCGGGGCAGACTCCTGAGGAATGGTGTGGCAACCTGGAGCCACTCAGGCCTTTCCCAGGGACATCAGGGAAGAAGCATTCCAAGAAATCTGAGTGGGGTAGACACCACAAGAGGCAGTGCAGGCCACAAAGGCAGAGGAAAAATCTGATCACAAATGAGCCAGCAACCTCAGTAGGCCATCAGAGGAGATCCAGACCATACATAAAGCCTCCTGCAGAGGTTAAAGCTGAGCCCAGAAAGAGCCTGTTTACCTGCCGTGTGTGCAGAGAAGAATTCAAGGTGCAAAGAGACCTGATAAGCCACCACCGGATGGTTCATAGGAGACAGGAACTGTATCACTGTAGTGAGTGTGGGGAGAGCTTTAGGAGAAAGAAGGAGTTCAGAGTACATGGGAAAGCTCACAGAAAGAAGAGAGACCATCCCTGTTCTGAGTGTGGGAAGATATTCCACCAAGTATCGCATCTCATTGCCCATCAGAGAATacatacaggagagagaccctattgCTGTGCTGAGTGTGGAAAAAGATTCTTCCATATATCAGCTCTTAACATCCACAAGAGAGTCCactcaggagagagaccctatgccTGCGCTGAGTGTGGAAAGCGATTTATGGATTCATCAACATTTCgtaatcatcaggcaatccactcAGAAAAGAGACCCCATCGCTGTAACCAATGTGGGAAAGGCTTCAAAGTTATATCAAGTCTTACTAGACACCTGAAAATCCACAGCGAAGAGAGACCCTTCTTGTGCCATGAGTGTGGGAAAAAATTTTGTCTACGAGAACATCTGATcagacatcagagaatccacactggggaGCAGCCCTATTGCTgtgctgagtgtgggaaaaaattCAGTCTCCTTCAAAGTCTCAGGAGACACCAGGAAACCCATATTACGGGGAGACTCCATCGCTGTGCTGAGTGTGGGAAAATATTCCGTCATCCAGAAAATCTCTCTAGACACCAGGGAGTCCACACTGGGAAACTCCATCGCTGCACTGAGTGTGGAAAAGGCTTTGTCTATATACATCATCTCACTCgccaccagagaatccacactggagagaaacccTATTGCTGCACTGAGTGCGGGAAAAGTTTCACCCAATTGTCTGCCCTCACCAACCACCTGCGAATCCATTCAGGAGAGCGACCCTATCCCTGCACGCAGTGTGGGAAGCGCTTTGCTCACTCATCATCTCTCACTGAGCATCTGAAAATCCATTCAGGAGAGCGACCATATTCCTGCATTCAGTGTGGGAAGCACTTTGCTCGCTCATCATCTCTTACTCAGCATCAGAGAACCCACCCAGGAGAGCGACCATATTCCTGCACTCAGTGTGGGAAGCGCTTTGCTCGCTCATCATATCTTACTAAACACCAGAGCACCCACTCATGA